One Neovison vison isolate M4711 chromosome 2, ASM_NN_V1, whole genome shotgun sequence genomic window carries:
- the TAF13 gene encoding transcription initiation factor TFIID subunit 13 has product MADEEEDPTFEEENEEIGGGAEGGQGKRKRLFSKELRCMMYGFGDDQNPYTESVDILEDLVIEFITEMTHKAMSIGRQGRVQVEDIVFLIRKDPRKFARVKDLLTMNEELKRARKAFDEANYGS; this is encoded by the exons ATGGCAGACGAAGAGGAAGACCCTACT tttgaggaagaaaatgaagaaattggaGGAGGTGCAGAAGGCGGACAGGGTAAAAGGAAGAGACTTTTTTCTAAAGAAT TGCGATGTATGATGTATGGGTTTGGGGATGACCAGAATCCTTATACTGAGTCAGTAGATATACTTGAAGACCTTGTCATAGAGTTCATCACTgaaatg ACTCACAAGGCAATGTCAATTGGAAGACAAGGTCGGGTACAAGTTGAAGATATCGTCTTCTTGATTCGAAAGGACCCAAGGAAGTTTGCTAGGGTTAAAGACTTGCTTACTATGAATGAAGAATTGAAACGAGCtagaaaagcatttgatgaagcaAACTATGGATCTTGA